From Pseudomonas sp. G.S.17, the proteins below share one genomic window:
- a CDS encoding TSUP family transporter, which produces MPFELSVDLTTLAVLAVVAFVAGFIDAIAGGGGLLTTPALMTAGLPPHLVLGTNKLSSTFGSATASFTFYRRKLFDPRQWVHALVGTAVGAVIGAVVAHYLPAEWLNQMLPVIVFGCGLYLLFGGTPKAPLDSNAPIKKKWQLPQGLGLGFYDGVAGPGTGAFWTVSSLLIYPLDLVKASGVARSMNFVSNAAALSVFIFSGQVDWPIGLTMGTAVMAGAYFGAKSAIKGGAKFIRPVFITVVLGLTVRLAWQHWFGGA; this is translated from the coding sequence ATGCCCTTTGAACTCAGTGTCGACCTGACCACCCTGGCGGTGCTCGCCGTTGTTGCCTTTGTTGCCGGATTCATCGACGCCATCGCCGGTGGTGGTGGTTTGCTGACCACCCCGGCGCTCATGACCGCCGGTTTGCCGCCGCATCTGGTCCTGGGCACCAACAAGCTCAGCTCCACTTTTGGTTCGGCGACGGCCAGCTTTACCTTCTACCGACGCAAGTTGTTCGATCCGCGCCAATGGGTGCATGCGCTGGTGGGGACTGCGGTCGGTGCAGTGATCGGCGCGGTGGTTGCGCATTATCTGCCCGCTGAATGGCTGAACCAGATGCTGCCGGTGATCGTATTTGGCTGCGGCCTGTATCTGTTGTTCGGTGGTACGCCCAAGGCACCACTGGACAGCAATGCCCCGATCAAAAAGAAGTGGCAGCTGCCCCAAGGTTTGGGTCTGGGCTTCTACGACGGCGTGGCTGGCCCAGGCACCGGCGCTTTCTGGACGGTCAGCAGTTTGTTGATCTACCCGCTGGATCTGGTCAAGGCCAGCGGCGTGGCGCGCAGCATGAACTTCGTCAGCAACGCAGCGGCGCTGTCGGTATTCATATTTTCCGGCCAGGTGGACTGGCCGATTGGCCTGACGATGGGCACGGCAGTCATGGCAGGCGCCTATTTCGGGGCCAAAAGTGCGATCAAGGGCGGTGCAAAGTTCATCCGCCCGGTGTTTATCACTGTCGTCCTGGGTTTGACCGTTCGCCTAGCATGGCAACACTGGTTCGGCGGTGCCTAA
- a CDS encoding SDR family oxidoreductase, whose protein sequence is MSKTQLFDLDGKIAFVSGASRGIGEAIAKLLAQQGAHVIVSSRKIDGCQQVADAIIADGGQATAIACHIGEMEQISAVFAQIREQFGRLDILVNNAATNPQFCNVLDTDLSAFQKTVDVNIRGYFFMSVEAGKLMREGGGGSIINVASINGVSPGVFQGIYSVTKAAVINMTKVFAKECAPFGIRCNALLPGLTDTKFASALVKNDAILNVALQQIPLKRVAAPSEMAGAVLYLASEASSYTTGVALNVDGGFLS, encoded by the coding sequence ATGTCCAAGACCCAACTGTTCGACCTCGACGGCAAGATCGCCTTTGTCTCCGGCGCCAGCCGTGGCATCGGTGAGGCCATCGCCAAACTGCTTGCTCAACAAGGTGCCCACGTCATCGTCTCCAGTCGCAAGATCGACGGCTGCCAGCAGGTTGCCGACGCGATCATTGCCGATGGCGGCCAGGCTACGGCGATTGCCTGCCATATCGGCGAAATGGAACAGATCAGCGCAGTGTTTGCCCAGATACGCGAACAATTCGGACGCCTGGACATTCTGGTCAACAATGCCGCGACCAATCCGCAGTTCTGCAATGTGCTGGACACTGACCTGAGTGCCTTCCAGAAGACCGTCGACGTGAATATTCGCGGCTATTTCTTCATGTCGGTCGAAGCTGGCAAATTAATGCGCGAAGGTGGTGGCGGCAGCATTATCAATGTGGCGTCGATCAATGGTGTTTCCCCAGGCGTATTCCAGGGCATCTATTCGGTGACCAAGGCCGCCGTGATCAACATGACCAAAGTGTTTGCCAAGGAATGCGCGCCGTTTGGCATTCGCTGCAACGCCCTGCTGCCCGGCCTGACTGACACCAAGTTTGCCTCGGCACTGGTCAAGAACGACGCGATCCTGAATGTGGCCCTGCAGCAGATCCCCCTCAAACGTGTCGCAGCACCGAGCGAAATGGCAGGCGCGGTCCTGTACCTGGCCAGCGAAGCGTCCAGTTACACCACGGGCGTTGCGCTGAATGTAGACGGGGGATTTCTGTCCTGA
- a CDS encoding crotonase/enoyl-CoA hydratase family protein, which yields MPDYQAFVVEVNEHIAHVQINRPDKVNAMDAAFWSEIIEIFQWIDDTDDVRVVVLSGAGKHFSSGIDLMMLASLANELGKDVGRNARTLRRTILRLQASFTAVDNCRKPVLAAIQGYCLGGAIDLISACDMRYAAEDAKFAIREIDMGMAADVGTLQRLPRIIGDGMMRELAYTGRTVLADEAQRIGLVNKTFEDLPALLEGVFAIAREIASKSPIAIAGTKEMLTYMRDHRIDDGLEHVAIWNAAMLQSADLKLAMVAHMSKQKPIFEN from the coding sequence GACCGGACAAGGTCAACGCCATGGACGCTGCGTTCTGGTCCGAAATCATCGAGATCTTCCAGTGGATCGACGACACCGACGACGTGCGCGTGGTGGTGCTCAGCGGTGCCGGAAAACACTTTTCCTCAGGCATCGACTTGATGATGCTCGCGTCACTGGCCAATGAGCTGGGCAAAGACGTCGGGCGTAACGCACGCACCCTGCGCCGCACTATCTTGCGACTGCAGGCGTCTTTCACTGCCGTCGACAACTGCCGAAAGCCGGTGCTGGCAGCGATTCAGGGGTATTGCCTGGGCGGTGCCATCGACCTTATTTCCGCATGCGACATGCGCTATGCCGCCGAAGATGCGAAATTCGCCATCCGCGAGATAGACATGGGCATGGCGGCGGATGTCGGCACCTTGCAACGTCTGCCGCGCATCATTGGTGACGGCATGATGCGTGAACTCGCTTACACCGGGCGCACTGTCCTGGCCGATGAAGCGCAGCGCATTGGCCTGGTCAACAAAACTTTCGAAGATCTGCCGGCGTTGCTCGAAGGTGTGTTCGCCATCGCCCGTGAAATTGCCTCCAAGTCACCCATTGCGATTGCCGGCACCAAGGAAATGCTCACCTACATGCGCGACCACCGGATCGATGACGGTCTCGAACACGTTGCTATCTGGAACGCTGCCATGCTGCAATCAGCGGATCTGAAGCTGGCCATGGTCGCGCACATGAGCAAGCAGAAACCGATATTCGAGAATTGA
- the nudC gene encoding NAD(+) diphosphatase produces MTSLKRWSTAVLDTEVTGGWAVVNGEQGFLLDDNGVMFPREWLKAQDLPVIGEHGIGHFDGEPVFLLVLKGAVEIDGCRWQGLRQFMLEGDFAVFQKLGYAAQISTWAREHRFCGNCGQPTQQVPGERAMYCAQDNLRFYPRISPSMIVLITRGDEVLLARSPRFVTGVYSTLAGFVEPGESVEDCVHREVMEEVQLKIKDIVYMGSQCWPFPHSMMLGFHAQYESGDIVPQADEIEDARWFNIHDLPPLPASRSIARYLIDSYVARRLGTAEPVLPC; encoded by the coding sequence ATGACAAGCCTTAAACGCTGGAGTACCGCTGTGCTGGATACCGAGGTAACGGGCGGCTGGGCGGTGGTCAACGGCGAGCAAGGTTTCCTGCTGGACGACAACGGTGTGATGTTCCCCCGTGAATGGCTGAAAGCCCAGGACCTGCCGGTCATTGGCGAACACGGCATCGGCCATTTCGATGGCGAGCCGGTGTTCTTGCTGGTGCTCAAGGGCGCGGTGGAGATCGACGGTTGTCGCTGGCAGGGACTTCGGCAGTTCATGCTGGAAGGTGATTTTGCTGTGTTCCAGAAGCTTGGCTATGCGGCGCAGATCAGCACCTGGGCTCGCGAGCATCGTTTTTGCGGCAATTGCGGCCAGCCAACCCAACAAGTGCCGGGCGAGCGAGCAATGTACTGCGCGCAGGACAACCTGCGTTTCTACCCGCGCATCTCACCGAGCATGATCGTCTTGATCACCCGGGGTGACGAAGTGCTGCTGGCCCGTTCGCCGCGTTTCGTCACCGGCGTCTACAGCACCCTGGCGGGGTTTGTCGAGCCGGGAGAGTCGGTGGAAGACTGCGTTCATCGGGAGGTCATGGAAGAAGTGCAGCTCAAGATCAAGGACATCGTTTACATGGGTAGCCAGTGCTGGCCGTTTCCCCACTCGATGATGCTGGGTTTCCACGCGCAATACGAAAGCGGCGACATCGTGCCTCAGGCCGACGAAATCGAAGATGCCCGCTGGTTCAACATCCACGATCTGCCGCCGCTGCCGGCCAGCCGGTCCATTGCTCGCTACCTGATCGATTCCTATGTGGCGCGGCGCTTAGGCACCGCCGAACCAGTGTTGCCATGCTAG